Genomic segment of Panicum virgatum strain AP13 chromosome 2K, P.virgatum_v5, whole genome shotgun sequence:
ACACTTGTACCTACTGCATCGTGTCATCTGCACATTGGGCGACGCCTTTTCTTGGTAAGGCGATGAACCAGACTTTCGTATAGTTCCGTAACTCCTTTGCAGAACAATCCGCACCAATCATACCCTACTTTACGTGTACAGCCAATGAGCCAACCCCATCTCCGGCATGAGCTCCAAACAGGTTAGACAGGTTTAGAGCGTACAGGATGGCTCTTGTCTTGACACCTTGTTCATGTTGCGTTTTTGGAACTAGAAgttgttattttttttgaattattataATTCTAATAAAGACTTCTTGATCCTAATAGCTACTAAAAATGGGGACCTATATATTCATCAGAATTGATTTTTGGTAAAGACTACACTCCAACGGACCGTACGATAGACCTTCTGCGCGGCCTCTCGTCATCCATCCCCACCATCGAACAACCacatatataaaaaagattaTTTCCACTCACGGCGTAAGCTTCCATACTCCAAAGGTCACATGCCGTTACTTCCAGACTCCAAAGGTCATCATTTCACCTCCTCCCTTTtctgactctctctctctctaggttAGCCTGtccatctctcctctctctcactcagGTGCCCTCTCCCCCTCTCACTCAGGTGCCCTTTAGCCATTCTCGTTAGATCCGGCAAATTTACATCGTGGGAAGCGTAGATCGGAGGTGGAGATTCAAGGGGCGTACACGGAGGTGATATTATCCCACTGTTCCCATGGATTTCTTCGATGCTCTTCTGTTTTTCCATCGCTATGCGAACGGATTTTTGGGGGTTTTCTCTATGGATTTTTTCGGCAGAGATGTTGTGAGATCCAGTTGTTGGTAGAGGAGCCGATGCACGCGAATGTGAGCAACAATTTGTACAGGAGCGCTGTGTTTGCGTTCGGAATCTATTTGATTTGGCTGattattttttctgttttttggtAGAGGGAGAAACCCAAATCAAGTAGGGAGGAAGAGGCCCCCTATGAACGCAGGCGAGTCTCCATTCCATCATCCTGGTACCAGGGCGCCGACGATGCCATGGCGAGTTGAGGGGACTTCAAGGAGTGCCGATCTGCTTCCTAGTAAGCACTCGTGAAGTGATCTCCTCTCGCTTACTCCCACTTTTCTCTCCCCCTCTCATGAGACCATATCGTCCATGAAGAACTACTGCAAGGAGAAATATGATGTGGCGGGAGTAAGCAATTCATAGTACATGTGCTTTTTATTTGTTCTTCATGTTTCTtagtggaaaatgatttgtGACTGGACAAATAGAATACTAGCTGTCTATTCTTGTTTAATAACCTCCACCTATAGTTGTCTATTGGTTTCTGGAATGAAAACTTTTTACATTAGACTTAATATCTTGTTTGTATGTCATATTTCTCATACATAAGGTAGAAGTATTATTCAGTAAACTCGCAAATCCTGACGCTGTCTAAAATAAGAAACCGTTGCAGATATTTATGGTTAATGTTTTTTTACATGCTCTATAATAAAAATGAAGTCTCCTATTACCTAGGCATACATAATATATTAAGTTCATCTATAATGCCCTTTTTGTCCCTAACATTAGCTGTTGTGTTCAAACTTTTTGGTGGATCAGCATAGCAGCTGTAGCTTTGTTAGCTAGGCATGCATACACGGGTTATATGTTTTCTAGAAATTATAGTTTTTCCGTCAAGTAATTTTATAACAACGGATAAGCAATTATAGTTTTTCTGCTCCCAGGTTGAAGATGCTAGGGGGACAAGTCTGGATAGTAGAGTATGGCTCTCCACATCCGGTTTGGCGTCCTGCTTAAGTATGTTGTTTCACCTGTAGGCAACTTATACTAAATCGACAAGCAATCTATCTTATCATAGTTTAACATTTTTGTTCTTCTAATTTAGTATTTTTGTGTTCCGATGATGATAGGTATTTCTAATGAATTCAATTTACTTTGCTCTCTCACTTATCCTAAGTTACTTTTTGAGTCCATTATATCTTTTGAAACTAGCAAATAGTATCCTGGTATTAATTAAGCAATTCctcatttttttagtttttgtttttcTGCTCAATGACTTGAATGCTTCTCTTCTGTTTTAATAGGCACATCCACTATTTTTCAATCTATAGTGATCTGTAGTGCACCACAAAACCCAGTAACGCCTAATGCGTTAGCCTGCATAAGTTAAAAGGAATAAATTTGTCAGGAATGATTTTTTGTTAGCTCTATTAAGTCTGTATTTGTAATTGTTTGGCAAAATTTCAACATGTGTTTAGTCGTTACTAAAAATTATCAGGCAGCATTATGAACGGCTGTTTTTTAGTTCTTTTCCtccaaaatatggtttttgattGATATCATTCCTTGCTTTTATGACTGACTTTTAATCCTTTTCAGTAATTTATAGCATAACCATGAGATATTTCTTTTGTGTGTTCTCTGTTAGTTTTGTTCCGATGTTTCTCTCACCAATACATAGTTGATGTTCATATCATAGTTGTAAGTTAGGCAAAATGATATAATTCATCAGGCAGTAATATGCTATTAAATTAGGTAAATGAATATACTTTAGTAGGCAATAATATGGTCGTGAAATATCAATAATACATGTGTGTTCTACATCGattctatgttatcaataaTACAACTTTGTGGTTGAGCTCGGCGATGGGGGAGAAGCTGGACGAGCTACTGCGGCGCGAGGATAACCGGGCTCTGCTCAAGGGTTTTGAGGACACTCGAGCACTGCGTGGACTGCGCTCACCGACATCGAGCGCCAGGAGGCTGAAGCGCGCTTGGCCCGCAAGGAGGTTCACCGCCTTGAGAAGCGTCACGACGAGATATGTTGCTATTCACGTGACACATTTGCTATCTAGCCTGCTCGATGTTTTGCAAGTTCAGCTATTCGACATTTTGCCTGACGAATCCTATGCCGTGATGGCTCGCTTACCGTAGAGCAACCTCTCCTTGTCCTGTCATGGTGCTATACAGACCCCCACAACCAAGTGTTGTAGCTCTGGTTATATACACGCCGCTAGTCAGTACTTTTCAAGTCAATAATATTTTTGTCAAATAGTAGAAGTATTTTTAGTAGTATTTCATTGCTTTCCAGTAGGCAAATACATCAAATGCTAGAAGCATTTCAGTACTTTCTAGTAGGCAAATACATCAAATATTTGAAATAATTTCAGAACTAGGCAATAATATTGGTAGAAATTGGGCAATAATATTGTTCTTGATAGGCAATAATATGGGTTACAATAGGTATTTTGTTCTGCAAAAGGTTACATGCGACTTTTGCATGCTTAGCTGCAGAAGTTGATGAATCATCATACGGCAACTAATGTAGCAGAAAGTATAGCAGTATGGATAGTTGTTGCGTATGTAGGAGCAACTGCATTAGCACAAATTGTTGTGCTTGCGTCACAGCTGCAACAAcataattagatgctaaatcaACAAGCAAATTATTCAATCTAGTGTTATGTCTATCATTGTCTAAAATCTGACGTTCACAATTCTCATTTTGTGATTGTACATGTTCATTATGCATTTTATGTGTATGTCTGGAAAGCATTTTATGTTATATTTAGAAGCAACAATATGATCTGTGTTACGCAATATTATGGTCCTTTGGGATAATAATTTGCTTCTGGTTTAGGAAATAAGGCGCTTCTAAAGCTAGCACAGTTTATTTGATCATACATATGCTTTTTTTGTTGCCTCCAGAACTTTTTTAACATGCATTTTAGCACATGCATTTAACATGCATTTTTTTAGTCATGTGCAGCGAAGCTAAAGTCAAGCATAAGCAGGTGTATCTATTGGTTACATGATGAACAATATTATTGTATTATTGTGAAtctattttatttgcttgtataATTATTCTAATTTGCTTTGGATCAATCTGTTTTATTTGCTTGTACATTTGTTTTAAATTGCTTCGGAGTTTATTATGATATGCTTTCAACCTTTAACAAAAGTGCTTTTGGAACTGTATGAGAAAATTATCATCGAAACATATTGAAGTGAGATCTTATTTTGATCTTTTTGTTGGGGGCAACGCAATGGTGCAATCGGATTTTAATTTTGACACTCAGTTGTAAAATTACCGCTTTTTTAAATCTAAGATTGATTTTGTATGTGTTGATGTCATCTATTTTGTCTTTATCATGCTTAGTAGTTGCGCATCATGTTTAGTAGTTGCGCTTTGCAGAGAAGTGGAGCGGGTAGCaactttttcaatttttttccaaaaagaaaaaagatagatCGCATTGCACTTTAACTTTTCCAAAATAGACTGGCCGTAGTGGACAGCTAAAAATCCTTGATTTTTACCGCGGAGGGAAGGTGAACAAATATACTCTGTTTTTTTTCTGAACCTTCATAAGAAGATCAACACTAGTAACCATTGTCACTACTGAATATCAGACCTCATGTTCATCAGCACAATGAACACCATGGCAACATCACTACATCAGCACTGCTGGCTCCAGTTTCATGAACAGTGGTCACCTAGCACAAGACCAAATATCACACGGCCTCTCACTCTCTCGCCACTAAACGCACAGAATCTGCAGATATTCTTGGCAAGAAGGCTAAAATCTCGTATCTTGACAAGGTTCTTCTGAGCACGACTCATGTCTGTCTAAGGGCGAGAACCCGCTTCTTGGGAAGGAGGGAAGCGgtagaacggcggcggcggcgcggccggctcgTAGAGCGGGAACGGCAAGAACGGCGGGCGCAGGAAGGGCACCAGCCAATCCGGCACGGGGAACGGCCACGGGAACGACACCGTCCCgccggctgcgccgccgcccggcgagGCGTACGGTGGCCGGACGAACGGCGGCCAGAAGAGCGGCAGGAACGGCCAGAAGAAGAGCGACGAGCCGaacgcgccggccgcggcgccgccgccgccggggcagaGCGCGCCGCCCCGCTTGGCGGGGCGGAAGTTGAGCGCGTTGAGGTTGAGGAAGCAGGCGCTGGTGGCGCGGGAGCGGAGCGCGATGTGCTGCGTGGAGCCGCCGGTGCCCGGGACGTcgcaggcggcggaggagctccgGACGAGCGTGGCGCGGCACgccgagcggagctcgcggccctcgCGGCACTCGAAGCCGTCCACGGGGGGCACGTCCAGCTTGTACACGCCGTGCTGGTCGGTGGTGCGCTCCGCCTCCAGGGACAGCTCCTCCGACGACGTCGAGTTCACCCTGAAGCTGCACTTGATCAGAACCCGGGCTCCTGCACGCAGCATGTGCCGTCGTTAGTGGATTTAGCATTTGGGTTCAGCACCCATACTCCCTCTAAGCACAGTTCATCTGTAAATATCTGAAGAAAAATTGCAATGATCTAGTACTCTCTCCGTTCCGAATTAcaagtcgtttgacttttttcacCCCAAATTTGACCGccatcttatttaaaaatttgtataaAATATTACTTCTTTTGTTGTAGATTGCTTTATCGATACAAGTTTTttaagaatgacttaaattatattatatttgcaaaaaaattgaaTAAGAGTACCGGTCAAAACTTGGagttaaaaaagtcaaacgatctataatttggaTCAGAGAGGGTATTACTCAAGAAAACTGCTCGTTAAGGTATCTAGAGGCGAAGTTTAAATACTTCATTTCGGTACATGGAGTTAATTCAGAGTGCAATGCAAATATGAAAGCCATGGCGCCAGTTGGGCTTCTGAAATCTGAGCTATGCAATGTAGTACTGAGAGACCTGAGGATGCGTGTCATAGTGAGGCGTTGAAATCTAGTGCAGAACTGCGGATCATAGGCATGCCATGCTCTGACAGTTCATAAGCACGGATGAACTGAATGTCTGAATTCTGAAGGTCAAGTGCAGAGCAACAGCAACTCATGCAAAGCCCTTTACCTGGTGAAGCACATTTCTGCTTGAGGCAGTGCTAACTGCCAACTAATACAAATACTAATAAATCCCAATGCATGACAAAATCGAGGAACACTGAAGTAAGCACGGTCTGAACGGCGGTGGTTATCAGTGAATAATACCGAAAAACTGAATCAGAACTAGAGTTCTTCTCGTATATCGCAACACCAAATGAGCTGGACCAAGCGATATACTTGTGTGTAGTTGAACAAGAGGACgggaaaaaaaatactagtcCTCCTGAAACATACGAAATGTAACAGCTTGTACATCTACTGCAAAAGAATGCATGAAAGAACCTGATGCAGTGTCTCTAGCATATTTCAGAGCGAAGTAGGCTTCTACTGCAATGCAGGATCCTTCCCGGGGAAAAAGTTACCAttgggtaaaaaaaaaatgcaatgcAGGATGAGGCAATGTGCAACCTGTTTGACAGAGAGCATTTCCAGTCACCTTTCAAGAAGAAGCTATGCTTGGAGAAGGTATTGTTGGAGCAGGCGTCGCAGTACACCGATCCGACCACGGTGATGTTGCTGGCCTTCGACAGGAACTTGGCCTCCGTGCcactgagcagcagcagcagcagcgccacggACACCGCAACGAGAGCGGCCAAGCTGCTCGCCATTGCGACCATGAGGCTCCGCGAGCTCGGAAGGAAGGGGGCGCAACGGCAATGGAGATCAGATTGGAGGCAGACGGAGAGGGGAGGAGATCGATCGACGAGCTGATGAGGAGGAAGCCGGAAGCGAACAACCGCATGTGAACCGGACTTTGGACTGGTGCGGAGACAGGGAGAAGATGGTCAAGCACTAGCTTCTGCTGTGTGGTCTCCTCTTACCTCTTTTTTCCATTCCTGGGCCCACTGGCCAGTGGAAGGTAGCTGGGTAAACGATGGGTGTGATTTGGGTTTGTTTCTGGGGCCTCGTGGGATTATTCTCCCGTATGTTTTccaaatataaatatatttagATTTGCAGTTAGCTATTTTTCTAAGAAAAGAAGAAATAGCAAGTACGACAAGGTCATAGAGATTGACAACTTCACATGCAGTTGAAATTTTTGGTTAGAACTACCCTTGTTTCAATTcctgggtttgaaattttttatgaGATTGACAACTAAAGGCCTAACTTTTAGGTTGTTTGAACATGGGGTTTGGTTAGAGGGAAGATATCACTGAAGCGCTTCTGAGCTGCTCGCGTATCCTGGTGGTGGCTTGACTAAATGGGCCGAATTGTCCCTGGTTCGCTGTCCTGCTTGCTGAAAATTACATGGGCCGAGTCTGTGTACGCGCGTTAGGCACAGAGGGAAGAAGAAATTTCCATTTtcctcaaaagaaaaaagaagaaatttCCATAGTTGAACAACACTTCAACCTCAACCAAAAAAAtcgtaatctcaaaaaaaaaatcgtggATGCAAACTTGACGTTCAGTAAAATTAACGAGCGCGCGCACGGTACCTCTTTTTATTCGCCCAAATCATCAGGTAATTTGTAGACAAAATCACCAGACTAATTTCGAGTACAAACTCACTTAACAATATCACACACAAATCCAAACCCAAACCAACCAAACAAACGATTAGCTAGATCAGAAGAAGATACACACACGCGTATAGCTGATACCTCTCTCTACTGGGCAGTTAATAATTTCAGTCTACCAAACTATTGCATCGCGCGCGCCTCAATTCGATCAGGTTCAGGAGGCAACGCCACTGTTGGGGCATGCAGCTCAGCTGGGTCAGATGGCCTTGACGCCGCCCTTGCGCGGCGACCCCACCGCCTCCTCCAGCTTGTGCAGCTCGGCCAGCACGGGCACCGCGCACGCCGGCAGCACGGCCGCCGCGTCGAGGGCGGCGAGCGGCAGCTCCATCTCCGCCGACTCCGCCGCcagcgcggcggccgtcgtcggcAGGACCACGGACGCCGCCGACTTGGGCTTCCGGTAGCAGCAGTAGAGCACCATCTGGACGCACCCGAAGAAGAAGCCGCCCACGTTCGGGAGCTGATGCGTGATCGATGCACGCAGGGAAAACAAACAAGCAAGCAAACAAGATTAGCGTCGTAACAACTGCTTGCTACTAATTAATTTGGATCGAAATGGAGCGAGACGATCGAGCAGATTATATATATTGTTGaacttttttttagagaaaaataTATTGTTGAACATGATCTCTCTGTTTTCTTTTTACCGTGACGTAGAGGTCGTTGGTGAAGAGGCCGTAGAAGAACCAGGCGACGGCGCTGAgggtgaggaagaaggagagggagaagggcatGAACTCGGCGCTCTTGGTCCTGATCACAACAAACTGCGTGCACAACAAGGAGCAGTTATAATTAGCTAGGGCACGCGTCTTAATTATATTATCTCGCTTTAGCTTGCTGGTCGATCGGGTATATATTACGACGACGCTCATGGGGGCGACGAAGACGGCCATGGAGAAGGCGAGGCAGATGCTGCCGAGCACCCTGACCCGCTGCGCCTCCGCGACGAGCACGAGCGTGACGACGGCGATGAGCGAGAAGGCGGCGAcgttgaggaggaggaaggaggcgagCGCCCGGAGCCtggcggggcgcggcgcgtAGAGGAGGTAGAGGAGGATGTAGACGGACTCGATGGCGCAGCCGAAGGCGTTGATGGTCAGCAGCGGGCTGGAGTTGGTCTTCACCAGCGCGTAGAAGATCCACAGCGTGCAGCTGAAGAGCGCCACCACGTACGGCACCGAGCTGAACCCCTCCGTCGACTTCTTCCGGTACACGCGCAGGAACGTCGGCCTGCACGCACGCATCGATCCATCATCACGTTCTACttgtttgcttttttttttgtcatcagATTCAATTCGATCAGACGCTGTAAATAAATTTACTGAACGCATTGCTACTGGTCAGACAGTTCAGGATTGCGTGCTGCACTTACATTGGCGCGAGGAACACCAGGAAGGAGATGATGTTGCCTGCAGCAAACAGAGGGAAATTGATTAAAAGGAGATGGAGCTTTCTGTCAGTAACGCGCGCTAGCTGATGCGTGCAGATTGTGAGGTGACTATCATCAGTTGATCAGCATTGTTAGAGAGTACCTAGGATGCCAAAGGCAGAGGCCCACGGGTGCTCCATGGAGAAGAACCCTCCTGCCATTGCGACAGTACCTAGCAAGATAGATCGAGCTCTAGCTAGTCGCTAGCCGCTACCAGTGTGTGAGATCGATAGAGTGACGAGACAGGGGCTGCTGGGATCTCcgttcttcttctctttctcaGAGAAAGGTCAGAGACCACCGAGCTCCCTACTCTACGCTACTCCCTTCCTAACTCGTGTGCACTACTATACCTCTGAGATGGATGCTCGCGTGCTCTGGCATTGGAAAGGAACCTTGTATATATATAGAGAAGAGCTAGCTCCGGGCCGGGCCCATCTTTCTGGTGAGGATATGCGAGTTAATCAAAGTGGGCCACCGAGGCACCATTGATACTACTTGACCATGTTATCGCAGTGTAAAACTTTTGCCAGGTTTGATGCGGTAATTATAGGCTAACTAGTGGCCTCATTGTGATTCacaattaattcaaaaggaaGCATTTTATACGTTTACGAATAATggtaaacaaaaaacaaaatatgATAAAACATCCTCGATCAAAATGCAAGGAAGGAAGATGTTACATACACTTTTGACATACCCTTGTTCTATGTTCCCAAAAGTGTAGGTTGTTTCAGTTTCTATCCCGAGTCCAACTCGTTAAACTTTAATTTGGCCAAATGTATAGGAAAATCACGCCTTATGTCCCAGACGAtactatattttttatttatgaactgcatgtgcatgcatgtaTGAACAATAATCAAAGCCTACAAACTAATTAATGAAACCCGAaacctgtgtgtgtgtgtgtgattttCCTCCCACAAATGTGGTGATAAGGTCGTGGGTAAAGCTGCTAATGGTTCAAAAACTGAACCAAAACCACCCCACCCCGTAACACTAATTACATATCCTACTAATCCACCCCAAACCAGTCCGCCGCCTAGGGATCCGAGCCAAACCAAACCACATGTCTATTAATCCATATCCTCAAACGGTTCCAAACCAAACTACCTTGCAAGCAGCGCTTCTTCCTAGAAGATATGGACGTCGGTAGCCGGTCGGATCGAGATTACCTTAACAATGACAATCATAGTGTATTGGATCGACCACAACCATTTCAGCTCAATCCAAACCTATCCAAACCATTCTCACTGGTAAACCAAACTGAACCAAATTAACCATTTTATAGGGCCAGCCTATTTAAACCAAACCAATGATGAACCAGCTGAAGTCCAAACCAACAAAACCGGTTTGACaccgaaccattagcagctTTAGTCGCGGGGAGGGCAAGGACGGTGTAGACGATGACGACGGAGGAGCTGAGAATCTGTTTGTGTGCATGCGTCGCCCTCCCACGCGCTCAAGGAGATGTGCCGTTGTTGAAGACAGCAACTATGGCACGCACGCTCCTTGACGTCGAAATGAGTAAAATGACCCGGCCGGATTGACGCTGAAGCTGCCAGGTGGCTGCATGCAGTCGCTGATGAGTAGCCGGTTGGTGGTGCTTTTTAGCGGGCTGCCATATATGAAGCGGCCGGTGAGGAACTAAGGCTAAGCTAGCATGATGGCACGGGGGATCGCGAGAGACGACACATGGGGACGACATTGAGGGGTTGTAAGGAGGTAGGTACGGTTCATGAAGAAGACAAAGCATGCTCATGGTATCATGGTAAGGGAACTATAGTACGAGTTTAATTTGGATTTGTTAGCCAATAATGCTAGCTGCCTTAAGATCATCAATATGCTGCCActttctgctgcttgctggtTTAGAGTTTTCCTCTCGGTCCACCGAATGCAAGCACGCGTCTTTCATATACGTGATGGCAATCGCAATGTTCGTACCTGCAGTTCTGCAAAGGCGGCCTTTCCTACTCTGCTGACGAACACCGTGTTATTCTGCAAGCATTGATCATGCAATGCAGCAGTTGCTGCCATCGATCACCGTTGATGCAAAAGTTGCCTTCTAGCTTCCTCCCTAGCTAGAGATAGTGCGAGCCGTGCCGGTATAGTGCTACGTGCCTTTTGTATCTAGCCGACTGGCAGCTAACAACTTTGGTAAAAACCCTGCACGCTCGAGAAGAAGACAAGAACCGAATGAATAATGTGCCTAGCTTTTACTAGTGCTGGCACTGCTGTACCCATGTCAAACGCATGCGTCCATATGGACCTGATCTCTCACCGGTGTATCCAGGGCCACTCAGGCACTTACCCAACAAGATCTTTTTTTCACCGGCGAGAGGGATGATGCATGGGAGCTCAACGCTGGCCGCCGAACGGCCGAACTTGCATTGCAGTTGCAGAGTCTTGCAGACCTCTCTTTTCGCCGGTCGGTGCGGCCAGGATTGAGCGaggccgcctgcgccttccCCGGCCCGGCCCCTTCCCGCACGTGTGGGGGTTGCGCGATTCACGGTGCACGAGTTTGTGCTTTGCGCGGGCAGATTTTACCGGCGGCCGCTGGTACCCGTCTGCCCGATCGGAGAGTGCAGGGGCACGGGGCCGACGAGGCGTGATCTGACGAAACGGAGGTGCCTGACTGCCTGCTGCTGGGTGCCTGGACGGTGGCTAGTGAGCAATAATGCAGCTGCCGAACCGCGCCTTTCGCCGGGGGGCGGCAAAGTCGCTCGGCGAGATGAGACGGGATCGGTGCGCGAGGCCGCAGCGGCCTGCTGACGGAGTCCAAGTGGAGCGCCACCAGATCCATCACCGTGCTGCTGCTCGGGGCCGAACCGGGAGGACGAGAATCTCTGCCGGGCGCCACCAAACCAGCGGTTTCCTCGATCGAGTCCTCGAAAGAAGAAGGGAAAGCGGCAGATGCTCTGGCTCCGGTTCAGGGTATAGTGCCTGGCGGTGCAGcatctttgctttgctttgcttgcGTTTTGGACCGAACCACGTC
This window contains:
- the LOC120695810 gene encoding protein DOWNSTREAM OF FLC-like, which gives rise to MVAMASSLAALVAVSVALLLLLLSGTEAKFLSKASNITVVGSVYCDACSNNTFSKHSFFLKGARVLIKCSFRVNSTSSEELSLEAERTTDQHGVYKLDVPPVDGFECREGRELRSACRATLVRSSSAACDVPGTGGSTQHIALRSRATSACFLNLNALNFRPAKRGGALCPGGGGAAAGAFGSSLFFWPFLPLFWPPFVRPPYASPGGGAAGGTVSFPWPFPVPDWLVPFLRPPFLPFPLYEPAAPPPPFYRFPPSQEAGSRP
- the LOC120695811 gene encoding bidirectional sugar transporter SWEET11-like isoform X1: MAGGFFSMEHPWASAFGILGNIISFLVFLAPMPTFLRVYRKKSTEGFSSVPYVVALFSCTLWIFYALVKTNSSPLLTINAFGCAIESVYILLYLLYAPRPARLRALASFLLLNVAAFSLIAVVTLVLVAEAQRVRVLGSICLAFSMAVFVAPMSVVVIYTRSTSKLKRDNIIKTRALANYNCSLLCTQFVVIRTKSAEFMPFSLSFFLTLSAVAWFFYGLFTNDLYVTLPNVGGFFFGCVQMVLYCCYRKPKSAASVVLPTTAAALAAESAEMELPLAALDAAAVLPACAVPVLAELHKLEEAVGSPRKGGVKAI
- the LOC120695811 gene encoding bidirectional sugar transporter SWEET11-like isoform X2, with the translated sequence MAGGFFSMEHPWASAFGILGNIISFLVFLAPMPTFLRVYRKKSTEGFSSVPYVVALFSCTLWIFYALVKTNSSPLLTINAFGCAIESVYILLYLLYAPRPARLRALASFLLLNVAAFSLIAVVTLVLVAEAQRVRVLGSICLAFSMAVFVAPMSVVFVVIRTKSAEFMPFSLSFFLTLSAVAWFFYGLFTNDLYVTLPNVGGFFFGCVQMVLYCCYRKPKSAASVVLPTTAAALAAESAEMELPLAALDAAAVLPACAVPVLAELHKLEEAVGSPRKGGVKAI